A stretch of the Planktothricoides raciborskii GIHE-MW2 genome encodes the following:
- the msrA gene encoding peptide-methionine (S)-S-oxide reductase MsrA, with protein sequence MGLLGLFGKKLTLPTKENALPGRSQAMPVPEKHFVNGNPMKPPYADGMETAMFGMGCFWGAERKFWQQKGIFITAVGYAAGLTPNPTYQEVCTGMTGHNEVVYVVFDPKVISYETLLKVFWENHDPTQGMRQGNDVGTQYRSGIYVYSPAQRQQAELSRNLYQQALSQAGYGEITTEILDAPEFYFAEEYHQQYLAKNPNGYCGLGGTKVSCPAMVTSL encoded by the coding sequence ATGGGACTACTTGGATTATTTGGAAAAAAACTGACTCTACCCACTAAGGAAAACGCTTTACCGGGGCGATCGCAGGCAATGCCCGTTCCTGAAAAGCATTTTGTGAACGGCAATCCCATGAAACCCCCTTATGCGGATGGGATGGAAACCGCCATGTTTGGCATGGGTTGCTTTTGGGGGGCAGAACGCAAATTCTGGCAGCAAAAGGGAATTTTTATTACAGCGGTTGGATATGCGGCTGGACTCACCCCAAATCCCACTTACCAAGAGGTCTGTACCGGGATGACGGGTCACAACGAGGTGGTCTATGTGGTGTTTGACCCCAAGGTGATTTCTTATGAAACCTTACTGAAAGTGTTTTGGGAAAATCACGACCCCACCCAAGGAATGCGTCAGGGTAATGACGTGGGCACCCAGTACCGTTCCGGCATTTATGTGTATTCCCCCGCACAACGGCAGCAAGCCGAACTCTCTCGTAACCTGTATCAACAAGCCCTCAGTCAAGCGGGTTATGGGGAAATTACCACAGAAATTCTGGATGCTCCAGAATTTTATTTTGCTGAAGAATATCATCAGCAATACCTGGCGAAAAATCCCAATGGCTATTGTGGATTAGGTGGCACCAAGGTGAGTTGTCCAGCAATGGTCACTTCTTTATAA